Within Anopheles ziemanni chromosome 2, idAnoZiCoDA_A2_x.2, whole genome shotgun sequence, the genomic segment TGAAGGTGAATGAACTGATCGAGTCAGGCTTATATTAATTAAGAATGTCGCGAATCATCATTCTCGAGTAAGACAGACCACGCCAGTCTTTTTTGAAGTCGTATGACGACATTGCACTCACGTCGTCTGTTGTGTTCTGATAACGGCCGTTCAAGTTGGAATGGGTGCAGTGCCAGTACCACCAGGCCCCGTGTCGCTGTTCAGCGCAATGCCGTTCATCTTTGTCATTGTCTTGATCGAACGTGCTAAATTTTTCATCCTTGTCGTTTCTCATCGCATCTCCTGATGTCCCTGAGTATTTGCCTAACTTCTTCAACGCATACTTCTCTGATTCGTTCCCTATCTCAAACTCTTCGTACTTAGCGTATCCGTAGTTTCCATGGAAATCTTTCATTTCCACCAGCAGTTCATGAGGTCGGTTTTTAGTTATTTGATGCACGTATTCTAGCCCAAGCCAGAATTCACCGTCCAAATTTCCGAATCCATTTCGGTACTCCGTCCAGTTTCTATAAAAATCGACAGAACCGTTGAACCTATGCTGGATCACAGTCCAGCCGCCATCCAACATATTTTGTTCACAGAGAACCTCGAATGGAATTGAATTTACTTCAATTTTCTTCATGTATTTCCCTGACACCTTGAGAGCTTGTCGACATGAACGCACTGGATGCATCATGTGAAGCAACTGAGTGTTAAATTTGCTTTGGATATTAATATTTCGTACCGAATCTGTAAGCATGTCGAGAGCATCCTTATTCTCTTCTATCTTTATGAGCTTACGGTACGACATTTTCTGGGACGTTTTGCCTTGAGCATCGTGTTGTTGCTGAATTTGTTCCATCTTGGTAATCAACTGGTTGTTTAGGTTCACTATATTGTCTCCGTTTGCCTTCACACTCTGCAAAAGAAGCAAATATCAATTTCACAGCATTCTAACAGTTTTCCAAAGTGTGCAAGCTTATTTGCATGTTCAAGAAAGGTTGTTTCGTCCACTGTGATTTCGTGTCATCTTACCTTTTTCAAAGAATCCTCCATTGCCTGCATTACTGTCTCGAGGTGCATGTCCACTTTCTCCATATGATCCTTTGcatctttctcaaatttagcCAATTTGTCCAGGATTTTTATGTGCCTTTCCTTTGAAGTGTGTTCGGTTTCCtgcagtttttaaaccaaacaAGAATTACCAAATTGTGAAACGTACgtggattgttttttgcaaGGAATCATCAATCGCCCTCATTGTCGTCTCAAATGTGTAGTTCACAACCTTGAACGATTTGTCGATTCCATTCTCAAGTTTAGCCAACTTCTCGTCCAGACGTTGttccattttctgcaaaaaatcATAATTATCACTCAACTTCaataaagttgttttaacgatGTAAGTCAATCACCTTCAGCGAACTCTCCATGGTTGCAATAACATTTTGTTCTACACCTTGCAGTTTGTCCTCGAAACTCTCTAGTTTGTTCTTTAGTTTATGTAACTCAATACTATTTACAGCCATGGAGGCTCGAGCTaagaaaacaacaccaaaacacaaacccacGAGGTAGCCACTAATATtcatgacttttttttattgtacacACAATCGAATTGAGTGATGAATTACGACTGAGGCAGAATATACAGGAAACGAATGATGAACTCATGGTCTTAGCTATGATTCAAATATTATCACCAACACTGAACCAAACGCGATGACGCGAACCAAAATTCACTCTATTTTGACAAAAACATGTGCTCACTGGGTGACTCATAAGTGATTATGATTTCACTtgtgatgtttttatttcaacataATATTATTGTTTCATAAACGGGAATCATAACACCGGCAGTCGGTTCAGCTTGTCGaatgtttcattctttgcgttatttattagattttcaaacaaagcatcaaagaatttaaaagaaatcttTTTTCGTTAGTTGAAACATCTCAAAAACACAACTTTCAATGGATCACGCTGTTGAATATACTCGATTTTATGTCACAAACAGTGTCCAGTCCGTGAGCTGATTATGTTGACCATTACTTACCTTCGCTATTGAAATAAGAGTACTCCTGGGTGGCGTGTTTTATTTACCTTAGCCATGCAAGTGACCAATTTTCTTGGATATAGGTCAGGGCTCAGAAGATTAGTTCACAAGCGTCGTAGAAAAATCTACGAGTAAGGAATGAATAACAAATTAACATGgacaaacatttgattccAATGAATTAAAATACGAACGGTGATAAtaagaaatgtttttattgaagGTGGATAAACTGATCGAGTCAGACTTatattacactgttttcagggccagttCGTCCgtatcaagctgctctttgccgGTAGgtaggcagtgaattgcacgcgcaaggcttttgtttggcatcgttaggaagcactttgggactgttaagtttaactttgccgttatcggtagcaacattggcgcaCCGAAAAAGGTCGCGTTCTCTATTGTCAATCTGTCGTTGTCTTGGAGTACCGTGACGCAGTATGATGCTACTGAGAAACATAAGTATGGTGTGTAGCAGGAGCAGCAGTTGCTGGCCGAGATTACTGCAACTGGCACGAAGAAGGTCTGTGGCCCAACGGAAGTGCCGCAGTTCAGAGGATGTCAGGAGCTATCGGTAGCCTCGGGGAAGTGGGCTTGGCAACTATTTGACCTATCGTGTTGGCCGATAATCAAGGAAGACGGAAAGAAGGCTCGGAGTAATTTTCTGCCCGGTAACAAAGAAAGCAGTTAAAAACCCCGACGATTGTCCTGATGATTCGACGGCTGTGATGACAACCTGGAAGGACGCAAAGGGCAATACGGGTTCATCCTAGCGGCGTTGGATAACGGAACACTTACGGCAGTTTGTTTGATGGAAAGAACCCGATAAAGATGCTACACAAGGTTCAAACTATTCAGGAAAGCAACGCGTTCACATTGATTCCTCAAAATGTGCCAAATTCACCGGTGTAGTAGTGCGGGCCGAAAACGGCCAAATTGAGCATAAGTCAGTAGTAGAATGGCTGGCAGTAGGAGTGAGAATAGGATCGAACTACTAGAAAATTGCTAAGGTAGACGTAAAAATACCAGGCGAAATATATACAACTTACCTTATAAAAGCAACTAGGTACGTTGAAAAATGCACGTGTTTAAcatgaatcaaaacaaatcagtTCGGCAGCTAGGTAGAGTGAGACGGTGGCAGGTGACAGGACCAGGTGATTAAGATGCGTTTTCACATGGGCACCTGATTGAtgtgtaaattaaatttaagccGTTGTCACATTAGGAGGGAGAAtgttggaaacgtttcggtccaacgaagctgACCGAACATAAACGTCGCCGCGATGTTTTAATGTAAAACGTCATACGTTCAACTTGTTTTACCCTGTTTCGTACATGTCGAGCACAACAGCTTTACATCAAATGAAATTATTGGATGCAAACGCAAAGTCAACAATGAGTTATATTGCTTTTTCCACGAGTAAAAGATATACGTAGGACCAAAGGATCATAAAAGAGGGAGAACGTAAGATTGAcataatttaagttttaatgtACTACTAATTCCTattaatgtgtttgttttttttagcgATGCTTAAAAGAATAGATTGTTCTAACACCGTAAAAGCACTATACCAGTGGGAAAAGGTCTCACAActatatgtttttcattccaaaaGCCCAATTGGAGTAGTTTCGTTCATAAGATACCTACCTCATAAGATAACTTCAACCATTTGATTTGGTTGAATCTATTTCACCcctgtttctttctttattgttCTTTTTATTCCTTGAATGACAACGAACATTCTACAATAAAACGATCTGTTCGATTCAAAAGCAATTGCTGTGCACATTAGTTCTGATATCAAATTTTCTGTTATTACTTTAATTTGGTAGAAGTGAAGGGAGAGAAGAAACAAAGATGCTGCAGCCTGCAGCTGATGAACATCTTCACTGGTGAGGTAATCGATTTATGTTTGCATTAATCAATGATATCGCGAATCATCATTCGTGAATAGGACATTCCACGGTATTCTTCTTTAAAATGGGTCCACAATATCGCACTCCAATAAACTCTGTTCTCATAACGCCCGTTCAAATTGGAACTTTGGCAATATCTGTACCACCAAGCTCCGTGATGTCGCTCAGCACAATTAATGGGAGCTGGGCCATTATCTCGATCGAATGTGCTAAACTTTTGATTCTTGTGGTAGGTCAACGAATCTCCTGCTGTCCCTGAGTGTGTCCCTAACCTTTTCAACGCATACATCTCCGACTCGTTTCCTATCTCAAACTCGCTATACTTAGCGTATCCGTAGTTTCCATGGAAATCTTTGAATTCCACCAACAGTTCGTGGGGTCGATTCTTAGTAATTTGATGCAGGTATCCAGCCCAAGCCAGAATTCGCCATCTAAAGCTCCGAATCCGTTGCGGTACTCCGTCCAGTTCCTATAAAAATCGACGGAACCGTTGAATCTATGCTGAATTACAGTCCAGCCGCCTTCGAACATATTTTGCTCACAAAAGACTTGGAATGGTTCGCTATTCTCCCCAATTTTGATCATGTAAGTAGCCGATACACTGGGAGCTTGCCGACATGAACTCGCTGGATACGTAAAGTTAAATAACCTAGTGGTTAATTTTGCTTGCATACTAATATTTTGTACCGTATCGATAAGCATGTCCAGAGTATTCTTGttttctcttattttcttGAGCTCAGTTTCCGACGTTTCCTGGATATGGTCCATCTTGGGTATCACATGATTCTTCAACGCCTCCAATTTGTTCCGGGTATTCTCGTTCGATGCTTCCATACTctgtaaatgaaacaaacataaatgtaATACAAGGCTTGAATGAATCTAAAAGAgatgttttttcctcattgaATCTCCTGCCGTCCCTGAGTATGTCCCTAACTTTTTCAACGCATACTTCTACCATTCGTTCCCTATCTTAAACCCGTCTTACTTAACGTATCCGTAGTTTCCGTAGAAATCTTTCACCTCTATTTACTATTTTctatacatacatacataaatATTTCTATACATACATATTTTGTTTACAGAGTACCTCGAAtggaattgaatttccttcatttttttcgtgtatttccCTGACACCTTGAGAGCTAATATTTCGTATCGAACCGGTAAGTATGTCGAGAGAATCCTTATTCTTTCTTAACTTTATGAGCTTGCGGTACGACATTTGCTGGAAGGTTTTGCCTTGAGCATCCTGTTGTTGCTGAATTTGTTCCATCTTGTGTGCGTCAAAATGATTggcggattgttattttttaactgtCAATAGTTGTGTTTTTGACTTCTCTGGCAAGTTTATTGTCAAAAAATTCGTCCGGATAGCAgatacgatttattttgtgagCTACTACACGTAAACTCTTctattttagattttttagATTATTTTAGGGTCGTAAGCATAGTTCTAAGTCTCGTCTCCAGTAATAATGCCATCAAATTTGGCcaggaacgaaaaaagaagaatatgCGTGTAGTAGCTCACTAAATAAATCGTATCTGATAcccggatgaatatttttacatgaatcTTGCCGgagaaatcaaaaacacaactatcaacaaaaaacaaaataacaatccgCCAATACCTGCGCACAGTCTGACCACCAATGTCTCCTCACTTTTTGAACACAGTAAGGTTCGCTATACCATCTACGTTTGCCTTCACACTctacaaagaagaaaacatcaaTATCGCAGCATTCGAACAGTATTCCAAGGTTGAGCAGCTTGTTTTCACAAGGTTGTTTCATCCACTGTAATTTCGTGTCAACTTACCTTTTTCCAAGAATCCTCCATTGCCTGCATTCTTGTCTCGAAGTGCATGAGCATGTTTTCCTGCAGACGTTGttccattttctgcaaaaaatcATAATTATTACACAACTTCaataaagttgttttagcgatGTAAGTCAATCACCTTCAGCGAACTCTCCATGGTTGCAATAACATTTTGTTCTACACCTTGCAGTTTGTCCTCGAAACTCTCTATTTTAGTCACTAGTTTATGTAATTCAAAACTATTTATAGCCGTGGTAGCTCGAGCTaagaaaacaacaccaaaacacaaacccacGAGGTAGCCACTAATATtcatgacttttttttattgaacacGCAATCGAATTGAGTGATGAAATACGACTGAGGCACTACATTAAACGAATGATGAACACATGATGTTATGTCGTAGTTATATTGCAAATATTATCACCAACATTGAACTAAACGCGATCACAcgaagcaaaacacacactattttttcaaaaacatgggTGACGTTTACTGGGTGACGCATAAGTGATTATGATTTCACATGTGATGTTTTTTAATGCttcattttattgtttgtaccGAACAATATTCAGTTTAGcattttgaaaactgtttcaTAAACGGGAACCAAAACACCAGCGGTCGCTTCAGCTTGTCGAATGTTTCATTCTTGGAGtagtttaaattaataattttgtagaaaagttgtaatttgaattaaaaattaaactagattttcaaacaaagcttcaaataatttaaaagtaattttttttttgctagctGAAAGAAATTCATTAATAACTTAAAACACACAATGTTTACTAGATCACCCTGTTGAACAACTTTGAATTTGTGTAACAAACAGTGCTCAGCCCGTGACCTGATTATGTTGAACGTTATCTCGAACGGCTATTTCTGGCTTTGCCGTTGGACTCGAAACATtaacatgtgtgtgtgttcaaaTTGACTCAAGGCTTTTGCCTTCTTTTATTTGCACTTTATCATACGAATGCGCAAACGAGCATACAAGAAACTGCGATCTTCCTATTTCGTGTTccgcaaaaagtaaaaatgcttTCATTTTGTATTTATATTGACGGTGTCGTGTTGCATTAAGTTTccagtaattaaaaaaaaaccttatgTTGTTTAGCCTCGAAATGTTTTGTACAATCGTATAACAACGAGTCAAAACACAACACTCGACACCTGGCACTAATAACGCTACTGTAGCCGCCGAAGGACCGTACGCGTTTCCACAACGTGTTTGACCCGCGTGATGGCTCCACGCTGAAGTATTCCATGCGATCACCGCATAGGTCGTCCTTTCTCAGACGCCATTCATCTTCGACATAACACGCATCAACACACAGCGAGCGAAACGGTAGCgagaaatcattttttttgttttctagccttttccataaataaatacacCATCCATCACCCGTTCGCGCGAGCTCTCGGAGGCAATCGATACACCGATACCTGCCACACTGCCCCGTCCCACGGTAGCCCGGGTAGCTTATTTGCAAGTATATTCTAAATACTTAGCGTGGGTCGATTTGTTTACAACACTTCCACGGGCCCTAAATCAGATCAGATGTTTCTAATCCATTCACGTGCTGCGTAATTCATCATCGCTGGCGGCGACTGGACGGGCGCACCAGTTGTTGGGACCATCGAAGGAGAGGTGGGGAGATCAGTGGGGCCGAGGGGGGGTTATGTTTATCGTTGGTCTGGCGTCAGGCCGTTTCAAAAGTGGCGGTGCAGGTTGTGGGTGAAAACTCGAATAAACACATCCCATTCCCAAACCCTGGACGGACGGCGCAGCGAACAGCATAATGGCAGCATAACAAAAGGGAAAGAACAACACTCGTCAAAACATCGGGCGCGCAATATGTAAAGCCTTAAAATGTGCTTCCACCGAACGATTATATCGCCATAAAGGTCCACAACGCGTGGAGGGAGGAAGAATGGACGAGCGTCGGGTCTCACGATGATGGATGGAAGTCGTAAAACAATTCTGAAGAACACGAGCCACTACCTGCCGGAGGATGTATACTTGCTTCGAGCCACAGTGCGTCATCGTCAAACCGTACGTACCGCAGGCCTACGCGAACTTTCCACCGAAGCGATAGGTTCTGGCAAACCTGCTGAAAGTCACAACAATGCGCGTCCGGATGAAAAATCGTTGCATATGTAATGAGTGGTGAAATGGGGACGTTTTGGCGTGCGGGTTCGTGTGTGGCACTGGTTATCCTGAGCTGTTCGAGACTCACAGTGGGGGTCGCAAAACTACGGTTTCGCAGGATAGGCCTGTAAGTGCACCGTGAACGTTATGTAATGGCGTGCCACATCGTAAACATATTGCAATTAAAACTGTCTCGCTTTCTTCACCTCATAAAAGTAGTTTCGAAAAGATGAAACATCTACAGCGCTGGGCATAAAACTAACCCGAATGAACGCATTTTGAAGTTCATCAAtttagaaacatttaaaaaaatataattcaacATTATCTCATGAAGTCATTCACTGTTCTTGTTCATAGAACTGTTTTCAATAGTTTCTTAAATctatttcacaaaaaaatatattttgactaacTAACATCTTTGCAAAATAGGTAATTATGCTTATTTAAGCCGACTAGgtttcatttcaataaaaGGTATACAACCTTCCACAGCAGAGTGTTTACATTTGGTGTCGTAATCTTACGGCACctactgtaaaaaaaacatacaactcTAATTTCTAAAGATGCATCTTTCCTACCAATGCCTCATGTGCTTGCATGATACATGCTGAGCCCTATTGTCCCCTGGCAACGAGGGGTTCCTAATGACGGAAGAAGTGAGAGTTTATTATGCTGTAAAATACGTTTATCcttgttacagttttgctgtcattgTAATCTTTCCTTTAGCAGACGACCCTGCCTGCGGAAACTAGAAGTCAGACCTGGGACAGCACAGAGCACTCGATGGCCTCGAACGCAGAGCCTTCGGGTGAAGTATTGCAGTAGACAAAAGCGACAAAAGAATCTACGAACAGGTAAGGATGGCGGGAGAGGGTTTTCTTTCGCTAAGTGTTAAGTAACATCATTCTGGCGTAGTTCTTACACGGGAAAACACAAGAAGTTTCCGCTGGTTGCATGGAGGAAAAGTGATATTATTACCCCAACTCCCGTTCGCTCCCAAATGACATTCATCATTTCGCGCGGTAACGACAGCGCAAGGCATTGTAGGATTTTCTCCACGGACCTCCGGTGGATTTGTGTTCTTCCCGTCCCGCCCGTTCCGCACACCGATCTGCACACTTAATTGCGCATCTTCCTTTCCGCGGTAGTTCGAACTCCCTGACTGTCGAGCGAACTGGGTGGTGGAGGTTTCGGGCATACGCACCATACGCTTTTCGCGGCCCGATCGAGTTTCCCTACCGTCGCTAGACCGGCTCCCGTTGGTGGgcctttatttaaaaataatttttaatgtacCAACCGTATCAAAAGCAGTTAAAGGTGAATTATGACtgcttgcttttcttttttcccttcttgttCCTTGTTGCTTGCCCTCGGAATAAGGGAAATCACCCAAATCTCTTGCGCCGTCGCCCGTTGTCGGCCAATCATTCATACGAACGGCAGACGGCCGGTGCCGTTTTACTGTTCTGTTAATTCCCTCTCTCGtttcattcccttttttttttcgttgaggTAAACGTTGGGTCTTAAGCGGAGAAAAGCCTGCGTCATGCCGTTGATGTGCGTAACgacataatttttattgcactTTTCTGCAAGCGGAAGAACGGAAGCCGGTGGTTGTTATGTTCGAGACAAAAAAAGTTGATCTGATTACGGCGTTAAGGTTGTTATTTGTTAGAGCGAGCCGATATTGTATTTGTTATGCATACAAACCGAGAGAAGATTTATGTGGAAAACCTTTTATTGGTTGGTTTGGTaattttggttatttttctaaaaaacaaCAGATCAATTGGTTGTGTagaattggaaaacaaatagatagcaaaattaatgaaaaaataaaattctccagattttttgttattacaCAAACTAGTAATTTagctaaaacaacaaacataacGGTAGAAAGTACCTCCGATTACACAGCAGAGAAACGCAAAGTAACAAACGGGAAGCTTCACCGAAAACCACAGATCCTATGCCAAAAAATAGCACAAACCCACCGAAACCACCCCAGTTTCACACATAAATCTGCGAGCGGCCAGTAATTCATCCAGTAATCCACTGACAACTTGCAGTTCCATTTTGCAGATCCTCTCTGCAGAAGGTAGCCACCGAGTAAGGACCCGGAAAGGCTGCGCGCATCCTCGAGACCGGGACGAACTGAGTACAAACCGCAAAGTGGAAAAGCATAAAACGTCCCAAGAGATGGATGGCACACGCCaagcaaaaggaaacacaTTCGAAAACAACACCCCGATACGGTTGGGAAGGGAGCCAGCGGAAGGCTGGAAATAAAAGTACATCTAAAACATGATGGaaattttcggaaaaaataacGGTAGATAAAGGATTTAACCAAGGACATGAGTTTCTTGACCATGAAGCATTACCCTATTGGGAAAGTGAagtacaaatttaaaaaaacagacGACTAGTACATTTTTCGAGATATTCCTAAGAGGTACAAGCTTTGTAAAATTggaaacataagaaaaatgtCACCAATTCCGCGTTTTCGTTGAGCTTACGTCAATTTCTGCAATAAAGTATCCTGGCCATAACGCAGGGAAGGTCTTCAAAAAGTACAGCAAGCCCGGCTGGGTTGGCGACCGGCTGATCTGAGCCCTTCTCAGTGTGTCTCAGTTCATAATTTATACCGTCAGCTTTTCACGGGTTTGCCCAACGGAGGGCAGGGACGATGAAAGAcacgaaaaaacaacaccaccatTTGGGCTTGGGCGCCCGCTGTCTCCTGCACAGCGTTCCTTGATTTACCatgaacataaaaatgatttatatttgacattaaaataatgcacACATTCACCGGCTAAAGGAGCGTCCGATGACAACGAGCTGGGGGAAAGGTGGGCTTGTGGTCGGAAAACTGCAGCAGATAGTGAAGACGGCGCAGATCACTCACAGGACATGGTTTTGGAGGCTGAGTTAATGACGGTCTTGAGCTGGAAAAGTAGGAAACCTCATTGCAATTagggaatattttatttgtatctTTTAtgattaaaatcaaaattccATTTTGCTGTGTGAGTAAAACACgataaaaacggaaaagaagtTTAAAAAGTAAAGCATGCCATGAGTTTTTAGCAATTCTTTCGACTCTGAGAAATACATTTTCCTTTACAAATTAACATAAacgattcaaatgaaaaattcataagACTCTAAAAAGCGATTGAATTTATTCAATACGTCAAAGAATAATTACCGAAACCATTTTGAACCCTTAAAAACCCTTCCACGAAGGGCGTGAGGCGTGCGGTGTGCCGGGCCCCATCCCGTTTGCGCATTTCGTCAATCACTCAACTTTATCTTTTGCGACCCGACCGAAAACGCGCGCATTTTAATGACGATCCCTTTTCACCTCGGCCCGGGCATTCGGGGGCGGGAAATATGTATTATTAATCTGGAGTTATGTTTATTGCGCGCGCTTCCTTCCATTTGCTCGCCCGGACAATTGAATGCGCGGTAAGTGATGGTATCAGGATGTGCCTCGGGGAAAACTGTCGCCATCCAAAAAACCCCTCGGTTGGGGTAACGGTGTAACGTAGTGTTATGAGGAAGGTCCCCGACAATGACCTCGATAATCGGTGGCGGCGATGTGGTTGTTAGAAGGTTTGCATCAAATGACGGTTTTGCGGTCGGTTGATCAGAGGTTGATGCTTTTTTGAAAGCACAGGTGCCGAAATTATTCTACCTTTCGTGAAACCCCCTTTTCACTCGAAACGGGTTTGTaatgttgaaataaattgtaaaCACTGGTGTCGTTTATAAATTTCATGGTTTTCCTCGGCTTGCAGATCCCATTTACTACATTTTAATTCTAGTTAGATTacgaaatgattttttaatattacgtTACAAGCCTTTTACAAACCTTACCAAAAATAACTGTTCATCAAAATCAAACTCTACCAATAGAGAAACCAAAAAACGACGCTACAGACAACCTCAAAAACCTTTGTTAAAAAGTAACAAAGACCTAAACAAATATCCAGCACACACATATGTCGAAGCAATTGTCAAAATCTCACGCGTAAGGCCGCGTGGCATCGGCTAATGGATTCGGCAAGAAAGTTGCGCAAACTCCGGGCATTCAAATCTCTTACATGTCGAGCGATAGAATGTACCGTGAAGTGGTC encodes:
- the LOC131292969 gene encoding microfibril-associated glycoprotein 4-like, which codes for MEQRLDEKLAKLENGIDKSFKVVNYTFETTMRAIDDSLQKTIHETEHTSKERHIKILDKLAKFEKDAKDHMEKVDMHLETVMQAMEDSLKKSVKANGDNIVNLNNQLITKMEQIQQQHDAQGKTSQKMSYRKLIKIEENKDALDMLTDSVRNINIQSKFNTQLLHMMHPVRSCRQALKVSGKYMKKIEVNSIPFEVLCEQNMLDGGWTVIQHRFNGSVDFYRNWTEYRNGFGNLDGEFWLGLEYVHQITKNRPHELLVEMKDFHGNYGYAKYEEFEIGNESEKYALKKLGKYSGTSGDAMRNDKDEKFSTFDQDNDKDERHCAEQRHGAWWYWHCTHSNLNGRYQNTTDDVSAMSSYDFKKDWRGLSYSRMMIRDILN